The region CTCGGCGCGGGCGCGCGCCATCCCCTGGCCCAGCTGCGTCCGGATGTGCTCGGCGAGCGCGGCGTCCCGCCAGGCGGGGTACTCCGCCTCGCTCAGCGCACGGTCGCCGCTGCCCTCGGGCAGCCGGGGCGGACCGTCGAGGGTCTTGCTCATCGTGCGGCTGCGCTCGATGTAGCCGAGCGCCGCGGCGAGCCGCCCGGCGGCCTCTGCGCCGGCCGGGACGGTCACCTCGATCTGCCGGCAGCCCCAGCCGCGCAGGACTTCCTCGGCGGCGAGGGCGGCGACCGTGGCGCGGCCGCGCTGCCGGTCCGGCGCCTCGATGCCCAGCTCCTCGATCCGGCCCGCCGCCGGGCCGAACCGGGCGTCCGTCGTCAGCCGGATCCCGCCGACCCGGCGGCTGTTGACGCAGATGTCGTACGCACGGGCGCGGCGCCCGTCGTCGAGTCGTTCTTCGGGTCCCGCGGGGCGCAGCGTTGTGGTCACGAGGACTTTCTACTCGCCCGTGCGCGGGCCCGTCATCACCGCGGATCGAAGTCGGCGGCGGACTGCTCGTCGAAGATCCGCATGGCTTCCGCCGTCACCGGGCCCGGACCGTCGGGGAGTTGGCGGCGGTCGATACGGGTCACGGCCTGGACGTCGCGCAGGGTGGAGGTCAGGAAGATCTCCTCGGCGCGCTCCAGGGCGTCCAGCGGCAGATCGGTCTCCTTGGCACCCGCCCAGCCGATGGTCAGGGCACGGGTGATGCCCGCCAGGCAGCCGGAGTGCAGCGGAGGCGTGTGCAGTTCGCCGTCCAGGACGACGAAGACGTTGGAACCGGTGCCCTCACAGAGCGCTCCGACGGTGTTGGCGAACAGCGCCTCGGAGGCGTCCCGTTCACGGGCGCGGGCCAGGGCGACGACGTTCTCGCCGTACGACGTGGTCTTCAGACCGGTGAGCGCCCCGCGTTCGTTACGGGTCCACGGGACGGTGACGGCGGCGGTGGTGTCGGGCCGGCGCTGGGTCTCGGAGAGCGCGATGACCAGCGTGGGGCCGGCGTCGCCGCGGTCCGAGCCGAGCGGTGAGACACCGCCGGTGTAGGTGAGGCGCAGCCGCCCCAGGGCCATCGGGTTGGCGTCGATGACCGCCGCGCAGCCGCGCCGCACCTCGTCGAGGTCGGGGTCGGGCAGCCCCAGTCCGCGGGCGGAGGTGGTCAGGCGCTCCAGATGGCGGGTGAGGGCGAAGGCGCGGCCGCGTTCGGCCTTGATGGTCTCGAAGACTCCGTCGCCGACCGTCAGCCCGTGGTCGAAGACCGAGACCCGGGCATCCTCGGCGTCCTGCAGACCCCCGTTGAGCCAGATCTTCATCGCTTACCTCCACTCGCCTCGTGCAGGCCCGACGCTACCGCGAGCAGCCTGCGCGCCTTCAACTCGGTCTCGGCCCACTCCCGCTCCGGATCGGAGTCCCAGATGATCCCGGCGCCGGCGCCGAAGCGGAGCACGGGGCCGCCGGGCAGGGTGCGGTCGATCCAGAACGTACGGATGCCCACCGCGAGCTCGCCGGTGCGGCGGTCCGCATCGACCCAGCCGATGCCTCCGCAGTACGGGCCGCGGGGCGCGGTCTCCAGCTCGTCGATGATCCGCAGTGCGCTGGACTTGGGGGCGCCGGTCACCGACCCGGGCGGGAAGGTGGCGCCCAGCAGATCCGCCCAGGCCGTCTTCTCGTTCGCCGCGTCCAGTTCCCCGCGCACAGTGGAGACGAGGTGGACCAGGCCGGGGTGCTCTTCGACGGCGCACAGTGCAGGGACGGTGACGCTGCCGGTGGCACAGACCCGGCCGAGATCGTTGCGGACCAGGTCCACGATCATCACGTTCTCCGCCCGGTCCTTCGCCGAGAGGTCCGCCGCGGTCCGGCCGGTGCCCTTGATGGGGCCGGACGAGACGACCCGGTCGTCGCGCCGCAGATACAGCTCCGGGGAGGCACTGGCGATCTCCACGCCATGGCCGGGGAGCCGGATCGTGCCCGCGTGCGGCGCCGGGTTGCCCCGGGCCAGCACCGCGGACAGGGCGTCCACGTCGGCACGGCCGGGGTCGGGCAGCGGCGCGGTCAGCACCCGGCAGAGGTTCACCTGGTAGACGTCGCCGGCCGCGATGTGTTCACGGATGCGCCGCACACCACCGGTATAGGCGTCCCGGTCCAGCGAGCTGTTCCAGGCGCCGGGCACGGGGCCGTGCCAGCCGTCGGGGGCGGGACCGTCCGCCGCGGTGGCCGGCCGTACGTCGCCGAAGCGGGCGCAGACCACCGCGCCCTCGAAATCGGCGGCCACGGCCCA is a window of Streptomyces caniferus DNA encoding:
- a CDS encoding GNAT family N-acetyltransferase, whose amino-acid sequence is MTTTLRPAGPEERLDDGRRARAYDICVNSRRVGGIRLTTDARFGPAAGRIEELGIEAPDRQRGRATVAALAAEEVLRGWGCRQIEVTVPAGAEAAGRLAAALGYIERSRTMSKTLDGPPRLPEGSGDRALSEAEYPAWRDAALAEHIRTQLGQGMARARAEEISAAGHRALLPEGLDTPDQALRVLTHRGADVGSIWVALRMPEAPGGYVVDVQVAPAHRGQGHGRTLMLVAERESLAAGHTTLGLNVYADNAPALGLYDSLGYRPTGYLLWKPIL
- a CDS encoding aminotransferase class IV — encoded protein: MKIWLNGGLQDAEDARVSVFDHGLTVGDGVFETIKAERGRAFALTRHLERLTTSARGLGLPDPDLDEVRRGCAAVIDANPMALGRLRLTYTGGVSPLGSDRGDAGPTLVIALSETQRRPDTTAAVTVPWTRNERGALTGLKTTSYGENVVALARARERDASEALFANTVGALCEGTGSNVFVVLDGELHTPPLHSGCLAGITRALTIGWAGAKETDLPLDALERAEEIFLTSTLRDVQAVTRIDRRQLPDGPGPVTAEAMRIFDEQSAADFDPR
- a CDS encoding chorismate-binding protein; amino-acid sequence: MHDFAPMARFGGLIATDLLDVTSDPAALDSTGWWAVAADFEGAVVCARFGDVRPATAADGPAPDGWHGPVPGAWNSSLDRDAYTGGVRRIREHIAAGDVYQVNLCRVLTAPLPDPGRADVDALSAVLARGNPAPHAGTIRLPGHGVEIASASPELYLRRDDRVVSSGPIKGTGRTAADLSAKDRAENVMIVDLVRNDLGRVCATGSVTVPALCAVEEHPGLVHLVSTVRGELDAANEKTAWADLLGATFPPGSVTGAPKSSALRIIDELETAPRGPYCGGIGWVDADRRTGELAVGIRTFWIDRTLPGGPVLRFGAGAGIIWDSDPEREWAETELKARRLLAVASGLHEASGGKR